ATAATTTACGATAGGCTGTTCTAAGCCTGTTCCAGTCAATAGACCATTGACAATGAAAAAGGGGAGTAATAATATACCGTAAACGAAGGAAATCTTATCGATCCAATCAACCTTGGCGACAAACTTTAAGAAAATCAGTGTGCTTGCAGTGGTGATAAAGGTGATCAAGGTGTAGATTTTATCAGTATGTAGTAAACCGATCAGCAGGCAGCCTGTTATTGCTGCCAATGCAAAATAGTGGGTTACCTGGGGTCTCCATCGCAGATTGAAAAAATGATCCAGACAGAAATAAGTGTACATACAGGAAAAGGGAATACAAATAAAAAACAACCATTCTTCGATAGGCAGGTCCAAAAGCCGAAGCCCGAGCAGATAGGCGTCATTGAACCACCAGACACCGGTTTTAGTAAAGTAGGCATCCCAAAGGATAAAAGGTATGGCCACTAAAATACTTGCCTTAAAAAAGGGTAGAAAATAACGGTCAAAACGAATCTTAGGATGAAAGGAAAAGATAAAGCAGATAACGACTGTAAAAAAATTAATCAGTAAATAGGTGTATGATAACATCCTTAAGCTTTTTTGAAATACATTTTAAAATATTTAACCGGTACCCACAAAAAACCAAAACACTCGCCCTTTTCTTTGCCAAGATGTTTG
This Olivibacter sp. SDN3 DNA region includes the following protein-coding sequences:
- a CDS encoding lycopene cyclase domain-containing protein; protein product: MLSYTYLLINFFTVVICFIFSFHPKIRFDRYFLPFFKASILVAIPFILWDAYFTKTGVWWFNDAYLLGLRLLDLPIEEWLFFICIPFSCMYTYFCLDHFFNLRWRPQVTHYFALAAITGCLLIGLLHTDKIYTLITFITTASTLIFLKFVAKVDWIDKISFVYGILLLPFFIVNGLLTGTGLEQPIVNYNPDDFMNIRVLTVPIEDAVYGFELILWNLYFFNIFSKK